The following proteins are encoded in a genomic region of Actinomadura sp. NAK00032:
- a CDS encoding methylated-DNA--[protein]-cysteine S-methyltransferase, with protein MTGADAFGGADPVDPAVDPMVDAVVGELAGLAADAPAGLLERIAARRVRVPGPVQDGPLAGLQVAFTDRGVAYVRAGMGEREFAEAFRDRFARPLLPAERPPAGLVPALRSGRLGGLRLDLRGLSEFEAAVLEAAAAIPRGQTRPYAWVARRAGRPRAVRAVGSALGRNPVPLLIPCHRVTRSDGSLGEYVFGAGAKERLLRAEDVDVEEAAELARRGVRLVGSDTTGIVCYPTCADARRIAPGHRRGFAGLAAAEAAGYRPCLHCRPA; from the coding sequence ATGACCGGTGCCGATGCCTTCGGCGGGGCGGATCCGGTGGATCCGGCGGTGGATCCGATGGTGGACGCGGTGGTCGGTGAGCTGGCGGGGCTGGCCGCGGACGCGCCGGCGGGGCTGCTGGAGCGGATCGCGGCGCGGCGGGTGCGGGTTCCCGGGCCGGTGCAGGACGGGCCGCTGGCGGGGCTGCAGGTGGCCTTCACCGACCGGGGCGTCGCCTACGTGCGGGCGGGGATGGGCGAGCGGGAGTTCGCCGAGGCGTTCCGGGACCGGTTCGCGCGGCCGCTGCTGCCGGCGGAGCGTCCTCCGGCGGGGCTGGTGCCGGCGCTGCGGTCGGGGCGGCTGGGCGGGCTGCGGCTGGACCTGCGGGGGCTGAGCGAGTTCGAGGCGGCGGTGCTCGAGGCGGCGGCGGCGATCCCGCGCGGGCAGACGCGCCCGTACGCGTGGGTGGCGCGGCGGGCGGGGCGGCCGCGGGCGGTGCGGGCGGTGGGTTCGGCGCTGGGCCGCAATCCGGTGCCGCTGCTGATCCCGTGCCATCGGGTGACGCGGTCGGACGGGTCGCTGGGCGAGTACGTGTTCGGTGCGGGGGCCAAGGAGCGGCTGCTGCGGGCCGAGGACGTGGACGTCGAGGAGGCGGCGGAGCTGGCGCGGCGGGGGGTGCGGCTGGTGGGGTCGGACACGACGGGGATCGTGTGCTATCCGACGTGCGCGGACGCGCGGCGGATCGCGCCGGGGCACCGGCGCGGGTTCGCGGGCCTGGCGGCGGCGGAGGCGGCCGGGTACCGGCCGTGCCTGCACTGCCGCCCCGCCTGA
- a CDS encoding sulfite exporter TauE/SafE family protein, whose amino-acid sequence MAGLEPVVAAALVLLGLAAGVGITAVGPGGVLITVGLFAFTDLTPAQVAGTAIVTNVATGLAGTAVYTRSGQLRDPATRRTAVLLAAGAVAGTPLGVAANGLVEGRVFGVLLGAFVALTAVLVLWRRPGRAADDAPAPAAAGIGAPTAVAVGIAVAAVGAMFGVGGPLLSVPLLVALGTPVLSALAAAQAQSVVIAGIGTAGYLAAGAVDWRLAALMGVPELAGVLAGWMIARAVPAAALKAALVVCLLVLAPYVALHG is encoded by the coding sequence ATGGCGGGACTGGAACCGGTGGTGGCCGCGGCGCTGGTCCTGCTGGGGCTGGCGGCCGGGGTGGGGATCACCGCGGTCGGGCCCGGCGGGGTCCTGATCACCGTGGGGCTGTTCGCCTTCACCGACCTGACGCCGGCGCAGGTCGCCGGGACCGCCATCGTCACCAACGTCGCGACCGGCCTGGCGGGCACGGCGGTCTACACGCGGTCGGGGCAGCTGCGGGATCCGGCGACGCGCCGCACCGCGGTGCTGCTGGCGGCCGGCGCGGTCGCCGGGACGCCGCTGGGGGTGGCGGCCAACGGGCTGGTCGAGGGCCGCGTGTTCGGGGTGCTGCTGGGCGCCTTCGTCGCGCTGACCGCCGTGCTGGTGCTCTGGCGCCGCCCCGGCCGCGCCGCCGACGACGCCCCCGCGCCCGCCGCGGCCGGGATCGGGGCGCCGACCGCGGTCGCCGTGGGCATCGCGGTCGCGGCGGTGGGCGCGATGTTCGGCGTCGGCGGGCCGCTGCTGAGCGTCCCGCTGCTGGTGGCGCTGGGAACCCCGGTCCTTTCGGCGCTGGCCGCCGCGCAGGCCCAGTCGGTGGTGATTGCCGGCATCGGCACCGCCGGATACCTCGCCGCCGGCGCCGTCGACTGGCGGCTGGCCGCGCTGATGGGCGTCCCGGAACTGGCCGGCGTGCTGGCCGGATGGATGATCGCGCGGGCGGTCCCGGCGGCGGCGCTGAAGGCCGCGCTGGTGGTGTGCCTGCTGGTCCTGGCCCCCTACGTGGCCCTGCACGGCTGA
- a CDS encoding NAD-dependent epimerase/dehydratase family protein, whose protein sequence is MRVVVTGATGNIGTSTLRELAEDPAVTAVTGLARRAPGPDAARETDPAGSGKIEWARADVTDSDLVPLLRGADVVVHLAWLFQPTHRPAVTWDANVVGSGRVFDAVAEAGVPALVHSSSVGAYSPGPKDRPVDESWPTHGWPGAAYSREKAYVERLLDAFEAANPRCRVVRIRPGFVFQRQSASQQRRLFAGPLLPGRLARPGGIPFVPDMPGLRMQFLHAADAGQAFRLAATGAARGAFNVAADPVMDAAELADVLGARTVRVPRPAVRAALAAAWGLHLVPASPGLFDLAMQIPVMDTARARAELGWTPRHTAREAFTDFLEGLRAGAGRDTPPLAPGNAGPGRAREFSTGVGRRP, encoded by the coding sequence ATGCGCGTCGTCGTGACCGGCGCGACCGGCAACATCGGGACCAGCACGCTGCGCGAGCTCGCCGAGGATCCCGCCGTGACCGCCGTGACAGGGCTGGCGCGGCGCGCGCCGGGGCCGGACGCGGCGCGGGAGACCGACCCGGCCGGCAGCGGGAAGATCGAGTGGGCGCGGGCCGACGTCACCGACAGCGACCTGGTGCCGCTGCTGCGGGGCGCGGACGTGGTGGTGCACCTGGCGTGGCTGTTCCAGCCGACCCACCGGCCCGCGGTGACGTGGGACGCCAACGTGGTCGGCAGCGGCCGGGTGTTCGACGCGGTCGCCGAGGCCGGGGTGCCGGCGCTGGTGCACTCCTCGTCGGTCGGCGCGTACTCCCCCGGGCCCAAGGACCGCCCGGTGGATGAGTCGTGGCCGACGCACGGGTGGCCGGGCGCCGCCTACTCGCGGGAGAAGGCCTATGTGGAGCGGCTGCTGGACGCGTTCGAGGCCGCCAACCCGCGGTGCCGGGTCGTGCGGATCCGGCCGGGGTTCGTCTTCCAGCGGCAGTCGGCCAGCCAGCAGCGGCGGCTGTTCGCCGGGCCGCTGCTGCCGGGCCGGCTGGCCCGTCCGGGCGGGATCCCGTTCGTGCCGGACATGCCGGGGCTGCGGATGCAGTTCCTGCACGCGGCGGACGCGGGGCAGGCGTTCCGGCTGGCGGCGACGGGTGCGGCGCGCGGGGCGTTCAACGTCGCCGCCGACCCCGTGATGGACGCGGCCGAGCTCGCCGACGTGCTCGGCGCCCGCACGGTCCGGGTGCCGCGGCCGGCGGTGCGGGCGGCGCTGGCGGCGGCGTGGGGGCTGCACCTGGTGCCGGCGTCGCCGGGGCTGTTCGACCTGGCGATGCAGATCCCGGTCATGGACACCGCGCGGGCTCGCGCCGAGCTGGGCTGGACGCCGCGCCACACCGCGCGGGAGGCGTTCACCGACTTCCTGGAGGGGCTGCGGGCCGGTGCCGGGCGCGACACGCCGCCGCTGGCGCCCGGCAACGCCGGGCCCGGCCGGGCCCGCGAGTTCAGCACCGGCGTCGGCCGCCGCCCCTGA
- a CDS encoding TetR/AcrR family transcriptional regulator has product MSRGTIVGDQVRARILRAAAAILAERGGSAGMPDVAAAAGVDRADLDRCFPSREALLSALYEDALADLADRLEEARLDTVPIEEAVARMTRATIAAAARHRALGLLERTPREARRVERQLAGPLRAVFERGAAGGHFRRDMPVHTLAELYFSLLEGVVSRVARRSLDVEEAGAAVTTLFLSGALARPGGPGGG; this is encoded by the coding sequence ATGAGCAGGGGCACGATCGTCGGCGACCAGGTGCGGGCGCGGATCCTCCGCGCCGCCGCGGCGATCCTGGCCGAGCGGGGCGGATCGGCGGGCATGCCCGACGTCGCCGCCGCCGCGGGCGTGGACCGCGCCGACCTCGACCGCTGCTTCCCCAGCCGCGAGGCCCTGCTGTCCGCGCTGTACGAGGACGCCCTGGCCGACCTGGCGGACCGGCTGGAGGAGGCCCGGCTGGACACCGTCCCGATCGAGGAGGCCGTCGCGCGGATGACCCGCGCGACGATCGCCGCGGCCGCCCGGCACCGGGCGCTGGGACTGCTGGAGCGGACCCCGCGCGAGGCGCGCCGCGTGGAGCGGCAGCTCGCCGGGCCGCTGCGCGCGGTGTTCGAGCGCGGCGCCGCCGGCGGGCACTTCCGCCGCGACATGCCCGTCCACACCCTCGCCGAGCTGTACTTCAGCCTGCTGGAGGGCGTGGTGTCGCGGGTCGCGCGCCGCAGCCTGGACGTGGAGGAGGCCGGCGCCGCCGTCACCACGCTGTTCCTGTCGGGCGCGCTGGCCCGGCCGGGCGGCCCGGGCGGCGGCTGA
- a CDS encoding glutamate--cysteine ligase, whose product MDHDRMDRDRMDRDRAAVPGTIGVEEEFVLADAATGRCVPDAGPVLAAAGPHRWARAGGSFQPELLSTQVEAATGVCHDLAGLGAQLRFGRERLAAAARARGALLVASGAPVLEGPPPPPAPGARFAAVMAAYGDVVEDYQACGCHVHVGVPDRDTAVAVVNHLRPWLPVLLALSANSPFDRGRLTAHASRRAVAMARFPGAGVPPWTASAAAWDARVAALVEAGVLVDEAMTFWLARPSTRWPTVEVRAADAAGTAAEAALQAGLVRGLVGAALADLAAGREAPRADAQLCAAALWNAARDGMSAALADPATGRPVPAWRRVEAMVARAAPALAAAGDLDTVRALLAAVRRAGTGADRQRRAAADGGPRAVVEMLARQTESGRPPGAAEAPPAPPGEEPGVWDACERVPEPDAP is encoded by the coding sequence ATGGACCATGACCGCATGGACCGGGACCGCATGGACCGGGACCGCGCGGCCGTGCCCGGCACGATCGGGGTGGAGGAGGAGTTCGTGCTGGCGGACGCGGCGACCGGGCGGTGCGTCCCGGACGCCGGCCCCGTGCTGGCCGCGGCCGGCCCGCACCGGTGGGCGCGCGCGGGCGGCTCCTTCCAGCCCGAACTGCTGTCCACGCAGGTGGAGGCGGCCACGGGCGTGTGCCACGACCTGGCCGGGCTCGGCGCGCAGCTGCGGTTCGGGCGCGAGCGGCTGGCGGCGGCGGCACGGGCGCGCGGCGCCCTGCTGGTCGCCTCGGGCGCCCCGGTGCTGGAGGGGCCCCCGCCGCCGCCCGCGCCCGGTGCCCGGTTCGCCGCGGTCATGGCCGCCTACGGGGACGTGGTCGAGGACTACCAGGCGTGCGGCTGCCACGTCCACGTCGGCGTCCCCGACCGCGACACCGCGGTGGCGGTGGTCAACCACCTGCGGCCGTGGCTGCCGGTGCTGCTGGCGCTGTCGGCCAACTCCCCGTTCGACCGCGGCCGCCTCACCGCCCACGCCTCCCGCCGGGCCGTGGCGATGGCGCGGTTCCCCGGCGCCGGCGTCCCGCCGTGGACCGCGTCGGCCGCCGCGTGGGACGCGCGGGTCGCGGCGCTGGTGGAGGCGGGCGTGCTGGTCGACGAGGCGATGACGTTCTGGCTGGCGCGGCCATCGACCCGGTGGCCGACGGTCGAGGTCCGCGCCGCCGACGCGGCCGGGACCGCGGCGGAGGCGGCGCTGCAGGCCGGGCTCGTGCGGGGCCTGGTCGGGGCGGCGCTGGCCGACCTGGCGGCGGGCCGGGAGGCGCCCCGCGCGGACGCGCAGCTGTGCGCGGCGGCGCTGTGGAACGCCGCCCGCGACGGCATGTCCGCGGCGCTGGCCGACCCCGCCACCGGGCGGCCGGTCCCGGCGTGGCGGCGGGTGGAGGCGATGGTCGCCCGCGCGGCGCCCGCGCTGGCCGCCGCCGGGGACCTGGACACCGTCCGCGCGCTGCTGGCCGCGGTCCGCCGGGCGGGGACGGGCGCCGACCGGCAGCGCCGCGCCGCCGCGGACGGCGGCCCGCGCGCGGTGGTGGAGATGCTGGCGCGGCAGACCGAGTCGGGCCGGCCGCCCGGCGCAGCGGAGGCGCCCCCCGCACCACCTGGGGAGGAACCGGGCGTATGGGACGCGTGTGAGCGGGTACCGGAGCCGGACGCCCCCTGA
- a CDS encoding HemK2/MTQ2 family protein methyltransferase: MMLLRPPGVYRPQTDTSLLTGALARTLARAGAPPGARVLELGTGTGAVALAAARAGCDVVAVDVSAPAVLTARMNARLRGLPVRVLRGDLFAPVAGEVFDVIVANPPYVAGDADPAAVRGRARAWEAGHDGRALLDRICALAPRHLAPGGTLLVVHSALNGVAATLVALRAAGLRASVVARRREPFGPVMRRRAALLAARGLLGPGQLHEDLVVVRGEVAAAGMTACGEDGEEGHEHRHQAA; this comes from the coding sequence ATGATGCTGCTGCGCCCGCCCGGGGTGTACCGGCCGCAGACCGACACCTCGCTGCTGACCGGCGCGCTCGCCCGGACACTGGCCCGCGCCGGCGCACCGCCGGGCGCCCGCGTCCTGGAACTCGGCACCGGCACCGGCGCGGTCGCGCTGGCCGCCGCCCGCGCCGGCTGCGACGTCGTCGCCGTGGACGTCTCGGCGCCCGCGGTCCTCACCGCGCGGATGAACGCCCGGCTGCGGGGCCTGCCCGTCCGGGTGCTGCGCGGCGACCTGTTCGCCCCGGTCGCCGGCGAGGTCTTCGACGTGATCGTCGCCAACCCCCCGTACGTGGCCGGGGACGCCGACCCGGCGGCGGTGCGGGGCAGGGCCCGCGCCTGGGAGGCCGGCCACGACGGCCGCGCCCTGCTGGACCGGATCTGCGCGCTCGCCCCGCGGCACCTGGCGCCCGGCGGGACGCTGCTGGTGGTGCATTCGGCGCTGAACGGCGTCGCGGCGACGCTGGTGGCGCTGCGCGCCGCCGGGCTGCGCGCGTCGGTGGTCGCCCGGCGCCGCGAGCCGTTCGGGCCGGTCATGCGGCGCCGCGCGGCGCTGCTGGCCGCGCGGGGCCTGCTGGGGCCCGGGCAGCTGCACGAGGACCTCGTCGTGGTCCGCGGCGAGGTCGCCGCGGCCGGGATGACCGCCTGCGGTGAGGACGGTGAGGAGGGCCATGAGCACCGGCACCAGGCCGCCTGA
- a CDS encoding CDGSH iron-sulfur domain-containing protein produces the protein MVPGGPVLVEGPVEVVLEDGSTVVSDRWLVALCACRRSRSYPFCDTSHRRRARG, from the coding sequence ATGGTGCCGGGCGGCCCGGTCCTGGTGGAGGGCCCCGTCGAGGTCGTCCTGGAGGACGGCTCCACGGTCGTGTCGGACCGGTGGCTGGTCGCGCTGTGCGCGTGCCGCCGCAGCCGCTCCTACCCGTTCTGCGACACCAGCCACCGCCGCCGCGCCCGCGGCTGA
- a CDS encoding iron-containing redox enzyme family protein has product MTAPQATAARTTAATDAPPAPPPPRGPLSRAVTQALRAGPPPGDAGRLPGPAAAAAADPYGDDLQLALHTCYELHYQGFAGVHPDWEWDPALLRTRAALENAFLTALRRDTATATATGTGPDTGPDSDVDAALDELLVEPVGAGGVTHHLRDDAPAWQLREHAALRSVYHLKEADPHAWVIPRLRGRAKTALVAVENDEFGGGRPEMTHQGLYAALLDDLGLDPSYGAYVDAAPPQMLATVTMMSLFGLHRSLRGALVGHFAAAEITTAPSARRMAAALRRLGAGPRAVLFYTEHIEADAVHEQVLRHDVIGALLAAEPGLAADVVLGVRATGLLEDRLAGHLMARWRAGRPALRRPLPDAPPGSPSAGGGEEDRR; this is encoded by the coding sequence ATGACCGCTCCGCAGGCCACGGCCGCGCGAACCACGGCCGCCACGGACGCACCGCCGGCGCCGCCGCCACCGCGCGGCCCGCTGTCGCGCGCCGTGACCCAGGCCCTGCGCGCCGGCCCGCCGCCCGGCGACGCCGGCCGCCTGCCCGGCCCCGCCGCCGCCGCGGCCGCCGACCCTTACGGGGACGACCTCCAGCTCGCCCTGCACACCTGCTACGAACTGCACTACCAGGGCTTCGCCGGCGTCCACCCCGACTGGGAGTGGGACCCGGCGCTGCTGCGGACCCGCGCCGCCCTGGAGAACGCGTTCCTCACCGCGCTCCGCCGCGACACCGCCACCGCCACCGCCACCGGCACAGGCCCGGACACGGGCCCGGACTCCGACGTGGACGCCGCCCTGGACGAACTGCTGGTCGAACCCGTAGGCGCCGGCGGCGTCACCCACCACCTGCGCGACGACGCCCCCGCCTGGCAGCTGCGCGAGCACGCGGCACTGCGGTCGGTGTACCACCTGAAGGAGGCCGACCCGCACGCCTGGGTCATCCCGCGGCTGCGGGGCCGCGCCAAGACCGCGCTGGTCGCCGTCGAGAACGACGAGTTCGGCGGCGGCCGCCCCGAGATGACCCACCAGGGCCTGTACGCCGCCCTCCTGGACGACCTCGGCCTGGACCCCTCCTACGGCGCCTACGTCGACGCCGCCCCGCCGCAGATGCTCGCCACCGTCACCATGATGTCGCTGTTCGGGCTGCACCGGTCGCTGCGCGGCGCGCTGGTCGGGCACTTCGCCGCCGCCGAGATCACCACCGCGCCGTCCGCGCGGCGGATGGCCGCGGCCCTGCGCCGACTGGGCGCCGGCCCCCGCGCCGTCCTGTTCTACACCGAGCACATCGAGGCCGACGCCGTCCACGAGCAGGTCCTGCGCCACGACGTGATCGGCGCGCTGCTGGCCGCCGAGCCCGGCCTGGCCGCCGACGTGGTGCTCGGCGTGCGGGCGACCGGGCTGCTGGAGGACCGCCTGGCCGGCCATCTGATGGCGCGCTGGCGCGCCGGCCGCCCCGCGCTGCGCCGCCCCCTGCCCGACGCCCCGCCCGGCTCGCCGTCGGCCGGTGGGGGAGAGGAGGACCGGCGATGA